Genomic segment of Saccharomycodes ludwigii strain NBRC 1722 chromosome VI, whole genome shotgun sequence:
CATTTTCAGGATACTTTGCAAATCAGACGGTATAAGATCAATCACTTTAAACGATTATGCTTCCAAATTGCATTTTCTGACACAGCGGGAAAGTAAGGACAATTGTCAAAGTTTTAAATGCACCAAAGATgaagaaataatagaacatgttaaaaaatatatgaatGATGCTGATTTCTTTGTTGGAAGAATGAGAAATTTAGAATTTGCTAGAAACTATTCCCCACAAAGGGGGgataatattaaagttTCATCCGATGCGATTGATGAccttggaaataaaaactttgataaaaatgaaatgcaaaaattgaaagaaaatataacaaatttGTACAATTCTGTACCCAATTCAACtttaatagttttattttctggTTCCGGCGATGTTAGAAAATACATGGAactaaatcaaaaaatgaataaaattaaaaataaagaagaaagggAGAAGTTCCAAAAAGAACATAGCAGAGAGTTGGAAACTTACGTACAATGCGCTAGAGAAGCTGTTTGTACATTAATACTTAAAAGAGCTTAAACGCATAagagaaggaaaaaaaaaaaaaaaaaaaaaattgcttataaaatattaaagtaTTAGCTAATATTAATTGCTTCTATTTTACCCATTGATgtattttcatattttacTATCCTTTAAAGTAATATAATAGTATCTTTATATGTATTATTTGAacattatataaatttaaattacactttttaaaaaaaaaaaaaaaaatgatagcATATATGCAGAGGTTATTTCATTTCAACGTCTCCTTCTGAATCTTtaattgtattattttcagaGATGCTTTCGGGGTTGTCTtctatttgtttttcagaAGCATTAACAGACAAATGTTCAATATTTTCTACATTTtcttgtatattttttgtttgagAATCCTCCTTTATACCATCTTTAAATGAATCTATAGTAGGTGcagatttattttctttttccgaAGGATGTTCCTTTTCTTCCTGTTCATTTTGTTCCGGGtccttttctttatccTTTTGTTCCTgttcattttcttctttatccTTTTGTTCCTGTTCATTTTGTTCCTGATCCTTTTGTTCCTGatccttttcttctttattcttttgttcctgttcattttcttctttattcttttgttcctgttcattttcttctttatccttttcttctttatccTTTTGTTCCTGATCATCTTCTGTATTCGTTTTGGAAATACCCGTTTCTTCCTTATTATCTTCAATTGGTTGTGCGGTGCCAATATTTCCAGAATTAACATCGACCTTAGCGGTAGCAATGTCATTATTCGTTTCAGAATTCGATACCTCCTTACTAATATTAACATCTTTAGTAGACTCTATAAGATTTTCTTTATTCCCAGTATCatctttaataataattttttcattaccAACTCCAGATGCTGCTGCCACTTCTACTGGAGCTTTGTTAGctgtattattaatgtcATCATCTTTAGAAGTTTCTTTAATGGCATCTGTAGTTGAAGACAAACCGGGAATAGATTCTCCGCCAGTACCAACAGCGCCTCTTATATCATCCATAGTTAATCCATCGCTTCTTTTATTGCCCATGTTGTTCTTACGgtcaaataaatttaaatcaaaaatagtTTTATATGGTTCATCTAAGTCCATAAGTTCATTTTCGGAATCCGAAGTTTCTAAGGGAACgttgatattttcaaaccatgttttatatttaaaaacaactttttcattggtattattattattattattattattattagtagtggtagtaatcTTTTGATTGGTTGGTGAATACCAATCGTATACCCAATATTTGTAGTTCCTAGTTTTCGTCCCgttaaactttttaaaaataggaTCTTGGAAGTAATAGTTATCAATTGACATTATAAGTACGgtatctttttctttttcttttttattgtgAATAACAGAAAGTATGTGAAATGTTAATCACCttgaaaacttttaattttaggaattcattgaaattaaaatataaaaaataaggaaatatatataattttagtCCGGGTACTGAAAAgaacaaacaaatataataataagaaatatCCAAGGCAATCCCCCCCCCTCAGCCTGaatctttttattcattttattcttctaataataaattcatAATGATCAAATAATGCCaatcatttttaacaatCAATCATATCATGAATCATTGgcttataatatttattaatattataatacaaAATTTATCGATTATTTAACCTTTGTGGGGAGTATTCACATGTTCActtgtttataaaatattctttctttcttttttttctttttttcctagaaaaaaattattttactattggtaagaaaaatattattaaacacACAACAGCAAAGAAGGACAAATAGAattgtaaatattaataaaacatgATAGAAAATACCAACACcgaaaataaagatttaaCTAATGAAGATGCTGCTTATAGTGCTATTCTTGGTGGTGAGTTTGGTGCATTAGAAATCAATACATATATTGGAAGTAAAACAAGTGAAGGTATTTATGGAGGCgacaataatgaaaatgatgacGAAGAAGAAGGTGAAATTGCACATTTGCCTGATGCAATAGATTTCGAGGATGAAGATGAACTAGCTAGCGAAAgtgaacaacaacaaaataatgagCAAACTGAAGAAGATGCACAAACAACAGTATCAATGGCGGAGCAAGAAAGACATGAGTTAAGAAATGGGAATACTGATTATATCCAACTTGAAATTGATACTGGTactagtaataacaataatttatttgaaatgAATGAAGAAATTTTTACACTACATGAAGTAGCACACACCTCTGATGTTGAAAGAGAAGAAGCAGTAACATCAACGAAACTTATAACGAATAAAGGAATGGAATCACCTACAATGCTAACTTCTACCAAACAAAACGAATTTCAGAAACTTGCGGATGaggaaaaacaattattaaaagcTTATTTCCCCACTTTTAAAAAGGGGAAATTGCTAAAATTGACCAAATTGTTGCCACCAAAACCACAGGAATATAATTGGCATAACCCAACAAGACCGCTTAAACCACTACTTCCCACAACTTTTAACTTTGATTTTTGTGCGGACACCAaggatttttttaatagcgGTAGTACATTTAGTGGTGTAAAAAATACGAATATAGTTACAGTTAATTTAAACGAATTATTTCTTATTGGAAATAATGGTACTGGTCAGATGAATGCTAAAGATGAAGAAAGTGGAAAGAATTTAGACACAAATAGAGGAttagaagaggaagagtCAGATGCTGTTAAGGAAGATGGGGAGCTTAAAAAGAGTCCGCTTGCAAGCCAATTATTGAGCAAAGTAAACGCTTTAGAACTGGAGTGTGCTACTGATAACTGGGATACAGAGTTAATAATTAGTGGTGAAAACGCTAGGGGACGAGGTGAATATGAAAGCATCAAAAGCGATgtagaaataatagaagAAGACTGGAATTGGAATGAGGAACAATTAATTAATGGTGATTTGGGGAAAGTTGAGAAGCCTGTTTTAGATATAAATGATGAAAGATTATTAATCAAACCAAAACGAGCTACCGCCGATGACAATGAGGAAAGCGATGAAGAGATAAAGAGGCAAAAGAAGCGTAAAGCCTTTAACTATTTGCTGAACAGAGCCCCTGAAACATTGTTAACCAAATTTAACTTGTCCAATGATAAAAGTTATGATATTTTGAAACAGAATTATCAAGCTAAAATTCGGTCGAACTTATCCAACTTGAATATAGAGCACTCATTACCTGCGTTAAAACTACAATCTCCATTTTATAAAGTTTTGATGACAAAGGAACAGCTAAGATTTTTCCATAAATATCAATTTGGGGCCAAGATCCGTCCTGGGACTACCATATTGTTTAGTAAATTGAAAACGcggaaaaggaaaagggaTAGAGGGAAAGATGTGCGTGAGAGTTTTCAACGCTCTAGCGATTTAACAATTGGTGATACAGCGCCCGTTTTCCTTTTAGAATATTCTGAACAGTCGCCTGTTGGGTTATCCAAGTTTGGTATGGGATCGAAActaattaattattatagaaAAATGAGTGAAAATGATACCTCTAGACCCAAGTTACCTGTTGGTGAGACTCATGTGTTAGGAGTTCAGGATAAATCACCCTTTTGGAACTTTGGTTTTGTAGAACCTGGTAATATTGTGCCTACCTTGTATAACAATATGATTAGGGCGCCGGTTTTCAAACATGATGCGCTAGCGACagattttcttttagttAAGAGTACTGGTTCAGGAAATGGGACCAGATTCTACTTGCGTTTGATAAACAATCTGTTCACTGTGGGACAAACTTATCCGTGTTTAGAAATACCGGGTCCAAATTCAAGAAAAGTTACTGCTATGGGGAAGAATAGACTAAGAATGGTGGTTTACAGGTTGTTGAACAAATCGCCGCGTCATAGATTATTAGTTCGACAGGTTTCTAAGCATTTTCCCGAGCAAAGTGAAATGCAGAACAGACAAAGATTAAAGGAGTTTATGAAATATCAACGGGATGGTGAAGATCATGGGTTTTGGAAATTAAAAGAGGGAGAGACATTGCCAGACGTTGAAAACATTCGAAAGATGATTACACCTGAAGACTGTTCATTGATTGAAAATATGATGCAAGGACAACAGTTTTTGGATGAcgatatttttgttaatttggATGAACAACAACTTAAACTTGAAGAATCATTATCACCTTGGAATGTTACGAAGAACTTTTTAAATGCCACACAAATGAGGGCGATGCTTGCCATACATGGTGAGGGAGATCCAACGGGATGTGGAGAAGGGTTTTCGCTTTTGAAAACGTCGATGAAAGGTGGGTTTAGCAGAAACGACTCTGGTGGTACCACGAATAATCATCACACTTATAATGTTgctcaacaacaaaagaattATGAAGAGGAGATTGCGAAAACTTGGTATATTCAAGCCAGAGCATTGAGTGTGAATAATCCTTACGAGGAGATAAACAATCCTTATTCATCGAATGAAAGTAATAGAAAGGTGGTTAAGCGTCGAAAAGATGGGAAAGTATTGAAAATAGTACGAAAGAAAAGGGATGAAAACAAGATTATTCAAAGAGAAACTCTTTTTGTTAGAGATCCAAGGGTAATCAATGGATATTTGCAAGCTTATAAGAGGAAGAATGAGATTAAAGAGGCTAATTTGAATTTAGATATTTTGATGAGTGATGATATTAGTAAAGTTGTTAGTGGTAAAACAGAGGAGGAAATTACtttaaaacagaaaaaattattggaagAACAATTGATGAAATTGCAGAAATCACAGGAAAGGAGAaatcaaagaaaattagCCAAAGAATTAACTGCTACTGCTGACGGTACTATGGATAGTTCCATTAGTGCTACGGCTAGCATTTTcaataatgaagaaaataaaaatgaaactGTATTGACTGTCA
This window contains:
- the TAF1 gene encoding histone acetyltransferase (similar to Saccharomyces cerevisiae YGR274C | TAF1 | TATA binding protein-Associated Factor), translated to MIENTNTENKDLTNEDAAYSAILGGEFGALEINTYIGSKTSEGIYGGDNNENDDEEEGEIAHLPDAIDFEDEDELASESEQQQNNEQTEEDAQTTVSMAEQERHELRNGNTDYIQLEIDTGTSNNNNLFEMNEEIFTLHEVAHTSDVEREEAVTSTKLITNKGMESPTMLTSTKQNEFQKLADEEKQLLKAYFPTFKKGKLLKLTKLLPPKPQEYNWHNPTRPLKPLLPTTFNFDFCADTKDFFNSGSTFSGVKNTNIVTVNLNELFLIGNNGTGQMNAKDEESGKNLDTNRGLEEEESDAVKEDGELKKSPLASQLLSKVNALELECATDNWDTELIISGENARGRGEYESIKSDVEIIEEDWNWNEEQLINGDLGKVEKPVLDINDERLLIKPKRATADDNEESDEEIKRQKKRKAFNYLLNRAPETLLTKFNLSNDKSYDILKQNYQAKIRSNLSNLNIEHSLPALKLQSPFYKVLMTKEQLRFFHKYQFGAKIRPGTTILFSKLKTRKRKRDRGKDVRESFQRSSDLTIGDTAPVFLLEYSEQSPVGLSKFGMGSKLINYYRKMSENDTSRPKLPVGETHVLGVQDKSPFWNFGFVEPGNIVPTLYNNMIRAPVFKHDALATDFLLVKSTGSGNGTRFYLRLINNLFTVGQTYPCLEIPGPNSRKVTAMGKNRLRMVVYRLLNKSPRHRLLVRQVSKHFPEQSEMQNRQRLKEFMKYQRDGEDHGFWKLKEGETLPDVENIRKMITPEDCSLIENMMQGQQFLDDDIFVNLDEQQLKLEESLSPWNVTKNFLNATQMRAMLAIHGEGDPTGCGEGFSLLKTSMKGGFSRNDSGGTTNNHHTYNVAQQQKNYEEEIAKTWYIQARALSVNNPYEEINNPYSSNESNRKVVKRRKDGKVLKIVRKKRDENKIIQRETLFVRDPRVINGYLQAYKRKNEIKEANLNLDILMSDDISKVVSGKTEEEITLKQKKLLEEQLMKLQKSQERRNQRKLAKELTATADGTMDSSISATASIFNNEENKNETVLTVNGKPLKNTNRKCANCGAIGHIKTNRSCPMYSQMQ
- the RTT102 gene encoding Rtt102p (similar to Saccharomyces cerevisiae YGR275W | RTT102 | Regulator of Ty1 Transposition), which gives rise to MSIDNYYFQDPIFKKFNGTKTRNYKYWVYDWYSPTNQKITTTTNNNNNNNNNTNEKVVFKYKTWFENINVPLETSDSENELMDLDEPYKTIFDLNLFDRKNNMGNKRSDGLTMDDIRGAVGTGGESIPGLSSTTDAIKETSKDDDINNTANKAPVEVAAASGVGNEKIIIKDDTGNKENLIESTKDVNISKEVSNSETNNDIATAKVDVNSGNIGTAQPIEDNKEETGISKTNTEDDQEQKDKEEKDKEENEQEQKNKEENEQEQKNKEEKDQEQKDQEQNEQEQKDKEENEQEQKDKEKDPEQNEQEEKEHPSEKENKSAPTIDSFKDGIKEDSQTKNIQENVENIEHLSVNASEKQIEDNPESISENNTIKDSEGDVEMK